Proteins from a single region of Streptomyces sp. TN58:
- a CDS encoding winged helix DNA-binding domain-containing protein has protein sequence MERRTTERLLRARAQAIGGGVREDSVAEVLGRVLAVQAQDLPAAELGLRARARGLTQEAVRRATDTERTAVRGWFMRGTLQLVPAADARWLLALFGPVYLALAGRRLRELGLDDSLCARSERLIADAIGTEGPLTRAQLTDRLTTLGVEPKGQSAFHLIRRAALAGRICHGPQRDGEATFVLLDDWLPATSPLPYTGEAAVRELARRYRAAHGPCDALDFVHWSGLKTTTGRNAWAALRDTAPEAPPAPGEPDVRLLPAYDNYLVGYRSRDLSVPAEHERRVWPGGGQIRATVVVDGLAVGTWSGGRRGTPVKVEPFPGTEPPSPAVAAGIARESADIARFSS, from the coding sequence GTGGAACGACGTACGACCGAACGGCTGCTCAGGGCGCGCGCACAGGCGATCGGGGGCGGGGTCCGGGAGGACTCCGTCGCCGAGGTCCTGGGCCGGGTACTGGCCGTCCAGGCCCAGGACCTGCCCGCGGCGGAGCTCGGACTGCGGGCACGGGCCCGCGGACTGACACAGGAGGCCGTGCGCCGGGCCACCGACACCGAACGCACCGCCGTACGCGGCTGGTTCATGCGCGGCACCCTCCAGCTGGTGCCCGCCGCCGACGCCCGCTGGCTGCTCGCCCTCTTCGGCCCCGTCTACCTGGCGCTCGCCGGCCGCCGCCTGCGCGAACTGGGCCTCGACGACTCCCTGTGCGCGCGCTCGGAGCGGCTCATCGCCGACGCGATCGGCACGGAGGGCCCGCTCACCCGCGCCCAGCTCACCGACCGGCTCACCACCCTCGGGGTCGAGCCGAAGGGGCAGTCGGCCTTCCACCTCATCCGCCGGGCCGCCCTGGCCGGCCGCATCTGCCACGGGCCGCAGCGCGACGGCGAGGCCACCTTCGTCCTCCTCGACGACTGGCTGCCCGCCACCAGCCCCCTGCCGTACACGGGGGAGGCCGCCGTGCGGGAGCTCGCGCGCCGCTACCGCGCCGCCCACGGCCCCTGCGACGCGCTGGACTTCGTGCACTGGTCGGGGCTGAAGACCACGACGGGCCGGAACGCCTGGGCGGCCCTACGGGACACCGCTCCCGAAGCCCCGCCCGCTCCCGGCGAACCCGACGTACGGCTGCTGCCGGCCTATGACAACTACCTCGTCGGCTACCGCAGCCGGGACCTGTCGGTGCCCGCCGAGCACGAGCGCCGCGTGTGGCCCGGCGGCGGACAGATCCGCGCCACCGTGGTCGTCGACGGCCTGGCCGTGGGCACCTGGTCGGGCGGCCGCCGGGGGACACCCGTCAAGGTCGAACCCTTCCCCGGAACCGAGCCGCCGAGCCCCGCCGTGGCCGCCGGAATCGCCCGAGAGAGCGCCGACATCGCACGCTTCTCCAGCTGA
- a CDS encoding non-ribosomal peptide synthetase, translating into MSESLAERIAALPKSRRALFQALTGRTGGRAAVREDPEPAPREPADPPVLSFAQRRLWFIDQLQPGSPAYNVPVATRIRGPLDVPALHAALQDIVDRHEVLRTVYTYQEGACEALPRVVDGFRLPLPLTELPGEEAVRPFYDADAGAPFDLAGAVPLRAGLGRLGAEDHVLVLNLHHIVTDGWSMRILYTELERAYAARTGAPAEANAPLALQYADFATWQRRRVSGDRLEGLTSFWREELGGAAPVDLPTDRPRPPVFGHEGASRYIDLPPHLIARLREFGKSEGATLYMTMLAGFAATLRRWTGQEDIVVGTSVSGRDHPAFGDLIGFFVNTLPLRIRTGGDPGFAELVRATRHTTLQAYAHQELPFDLIVDTLGLPRDPSRPPLTSVMFLLDETPDTAPGLAGLATEPIDFSSHATKYDLMISVHDTGTAVRALVEYPTALFDASTVDRLLGHFLTTLEGAVDRPDAPLSALPLLTDAERRAALDDWNNTRAPFPQDACLHHLFEQHADRRPDAPAVVLGGLGGWSVTYRELEERANRLAHRLTESGAGPGRTVALCLRRGPGLVTAILAVLKAGGAYVPLDPDYPAERLALLLKDAAPPIVVSDAELIGRLPVPAGTAQVLLDTHRAALAELPATRPDTAVTARDLAYVIFTSGSTGTPKGIALEHRGVVNNLLDLNRSYGIGPDDSVLALSSPSFDMSVYETLGILAAGGTLVLPDPAAAKDPAHWADLVERHGVTVWNSAPALLGLLVDQLEHAGGPRLPKLRTAFLGGDWIPVTQPDRIRAFAPDLSFAALGGATEASIHSVEYRVGRVDPQWTKLPYGRPMANQHTYVLDPHDRLVPVGVPGELHLGGVGLARGYLNRPELTEEKFVHVELEPGRTERLYRTGDLARYGADGTIELLGRTDFRIKLNGLRIEPGEVESALKGRPGVREAVVAARRTAAGSDRLVGYVVPEDGADLDTAALRTALGTVLPPHCVPAELVLLERLPLSPNGKVDRGALPDPRSAAPTAGRPAPAPADGDPVALRIAAVWAEVLGVAEVAPGDDFFALGGDSFAAVRAVRAVAAALPDGGAAALRVVDLFSNPTPAGLAARTAELGAAGTQAHTLLHRLTPEREPGTTALTLVCFPHGGGDAIAYQPLAAQLPPHIELLAVSPPGHDPLRPGPMLPVPEFAELAAEEIARTVQGPYAVYGHCAGVVTALETTHVLERLGQRPIALDLAAALPEEDPEYALEMERVSGDDDLVAYLTTMDGFDGVLDDRDLTAVLRMVRHDMTEAARFFARTPAGYDRPLATPLTCIIGDADDATDGYEDGYRAWGRYAADVSLAVIPGGRHYFAKHLPDRLAALLADLHRNGGNHV; encoded by the coding sequence GTGAGCGAGTCCCTCGCCGAACGCATAGCCGCACTGCCGAAGTCCCGCAGGGCACTGTTCCAGGCCCTGACGGGCCGCACCGGCGGGCGCGCCGCCGTACGGGAGGACCCCGAGCCGGCACCCCGCGAGCCCGCGGACCCGCCGGTGCTCTCCTTCGCACAGCGCCGGCTCTGGTTCATCGACCAGCTCCAGCCCGGCAGCCCCGCCTACAACGTGCCCGTCGCCACCCGCATCCGCGGCCCGCTCGACGTCCCCGCCCTGCACGCGGCCCTCCAGGACATCGTGGACCGCCACGAGGTCCTGCGCACCGTCTACACCTACCAGGAGGGCGCCTGCGAGGCCCTGCCCCGCGTGGTCGACGGCTTCCGGCTGCCCCTGCCGCTGACCGAACTGCCCGGTGAGGAAGCCGTCCGGCCCTTCTACGACGCCGACGCGGGCGCCCCCTTCGACCTGGCCGGCGCCGTCCCCCTGCGGGCCGGACTCGGCCGCCTCGGCGCCGAGGACCACGTCCTCGTGCTCAACCTCCACCACATCGTCACCGACGGCTGGTCGATGCGGATCCTCTACACCGAACTGGAACGCGCCTACGCCGCCCGCACCGGAGCTCCCGCCGAGGCGAACGCCCCCCTCGCCCTCCAGTACGCCGACTTCGCCACCTGGCAGCGCCGCCGCGTCAGCGGCGACCGGCTGGAGGGCCTGACCTCCTTCTGGCGGGAGGAACTGGGCGGCGCCGCACCCGTGGACCTGCCCACCGACCGGCCCCGGCCTCCCGTCTTCGGACACGAGGGAGCCTCCCGCTACATCGACCTCCCGCCCCACCTCATCGCCCGGCTGCGGGAGTTCGGAAAGTCCGAGGGCGCCACCCTCTACATGACGATGCTGGCCGGCTTCGCCGCCACCCTGCGCCGCTGGACCGGCCAGGAGGACATCGTCGTCGGCACGTCCGTCTCCGGCCGCGACCACCCCGCCTTCGGCGACCTCATCGGCTTCTTCGTCAACACCCTGCCGCTGCGCATCAGAACCGGCGGTGACCCCGGCTTCGCCGAACTGGTCCGCGCCACCCGCCACACCACCCTCCAGGCGTACGCGCACCAGGAACTGCCCTTCGACCTCATCGTCGACACCCTCGGGCTGCCCCGCGACCCGAGCCGGCCCCCGCTCACGTCCGTGATGTTCCTCCTCGACGAGACCCCGGACACCGCCCCCGGCCTCGCGGGCCTGGCCACCGAGCCCATCGACTTCTCCTCGCACGCCACCAAGTACGACCTCATGATCAGCGTCCACGACACCGGCACCGCGGTCCGCGCCCTCGTGGAATACCCCACCGCCCTGTTCGACGCCTCCACCGTGGACCGGCTGCTCGGCCACTTCCTCACCACCCTCGAAGGCGCCGTCGACCGCCCCGACGCCCCGCTGTCCGCGCTTCCGCTGCTCACCGACGCCGAGCGGCGCGCCGCCCTGGACGACTGGAACAACACCCGCGCACCCTTCCCCCAGGACGCCTGCCTGCACCACCTCTTCGAGCAGCACGCCGACCGCCGGCCCGACGCCCCGGCCGTCGTCCTCGGCGGACTCGGCGGCTGGAGCGTCACCTACCGGGAGCTGGAGGAGCGCGCCAACCGGCTGGCTCACCGGCTCACCGAGTCCGGCGCGGGCCCCGGCCGGACCGTCGCCCTGTGCCTGCGCCGCGGCCCGGGCCTGGTCACCGCGATCCTCGCCGTCCTCAAGGCGGGCGGCGCCTACGTACCCCTCGACCCGGACTACCCGGCCGAACGCCTCGCCCTGCTGCTCAAGGACGCCGCGCCGCCCATCGTCGTCTCGGACGCCGAGCTCATCGGCCGGCTGCCCGTCCCCGCGGGCACCGCACAGGTGCTGCTGGACACCCACCGGGCGGCGCTCGCCGAGCTGCCCGCGACCCGGCCCGACACCGCCGTCACCGCCCGGGACCTCGCCTACGTCATCTTCACCTCCGGCTCCACCGGCACCCCCAAGGGCATCGCCCTCGAACACCGCGGCGTCGTCAACAACCTCCTCGACCTCAACCGCTCCTACGGCATAGGCCCGGACGACTCCGTCCTCGCCCTGTCCTCGCCCAGCTTCGACATGAGCGTCTACGAAACCCTCGGCATCCTGGCCGCGGGCGGCACCCTCGTCCTGCCCGACCCCGCCGCCGCCAAGGACCCCGCCCACTGGGCCGACCTCGTCGAGCGGCACGGCGTCACCGTCTGGAACTCCGCCCCCGCGCTCCTCGGCCTCCTCGTCGACCAGCTCGAACACGCCGGCGGCCCCCGACTGCCGAAGCTGCGCACCGCCTTCCTCGGCGGCGACTGGATCCCCGTCACCCAGCCCGACCGGATCCGCGCCTTCGCACCGGACCTGTCCTTCGCGGCACTCGGCGGGGCGACCGAGGCGTCCATCCACTCGGTGGAATACCGGGTCGGCCGCGTCGACCCCCAGTGGACGAAGCTCCCGTACGGCCGCCCCATGGCCAACCAGCACACCTACGTCCTCGACCCGCACGACCGCCTCGTCCCCGTCGGCGTCCCCGGCGAACTCCACCTCGGCGGCGTCGGACTGGCCCGCGGCTACCTCAACCGGCCCGAACTCACCGAGGAGAAGTTCGTCCACGTCGAACTGGAACCGGGCCGCACCGAACGCCTCTACCGCACCGGCGACCTGGCCCGCTACGGCGCGGACGGCACCATCGAACTCCTCGGCCGCACCGACTTCCGGATCAAGCTCAACGGGCTCCGCATCGAACCGGGCGAGGTGGAGAGCGCGCTGAAGGGCCGCCCCGGCGTGCGTGAAGCCGTCGTCGCCGCCCGCCGCACCGCGGCCGGCTCCGACCGCCTCGTCGGCTACGTCGTCCCCGAGGACGGCGCCGACCTCGACACCGCCGCCCTGCGCACCGCACTCGGAACGGTCCTGCCCCCGCACTGCGTCCCCGCCGAACTGGTGCTGCTGGAGCGGCTGCCGCTCAGCCCCAACGGCAAGGTCGACCGCGGCGCCCTGCCCGACCCGCGCTCCGCCGCCCCCACCGCCGGCCGGCCCGCCCCCGCACCGGCGGACGGCGACCCCGTCGCCCTGCGCATCGCCGCCGTCTGGGCCGAAGTGCTCGGCGTGGCCGAGGTGGCCCCCGGCGACGACTTCTTCGCCCTGGGCGGCGACTCCTTCGCCGCCGTGCGCGCCGTACGGGCCGTCGCCGCCGCCCTGCCCGACGGCGGGGCCGCCGCCCTGCGCGTCGTCGACCTCTTCAGCAACCCGACCCCGGCCGGCCTCGCCGCCCGCACCGCCGAACTCGGCGCAGCCGGCACACAGGCGCACACCCTGCTGCACCGGCTCACCCCCGAGCGGGAACCCGGCACCACCGCCCTGACCCTGGTCTGCTTCCCGCACGGCGGCGGCGACGCCATCGCCTACCAGCCCCTCGCGGCGCAGCTCCCGCCGCACATCGAGCTGCTGGCCGTCTCACCGCCCGGCCACGATCCGCTGCGCCCCGGCCCGATGCTGCCCGTCCCCGAGTTCGCCGAACTCGCCGCCGAGGAGATCGCCCGCACCGTACAGGGCCCGTACGCGGTCTACGGTCACTGTGCCGGCGTCGTCACCGCGCTGGAGACCACCCACGTCCTCGAACGGCTCGGACAGCGCCCGATCGCCCTGGACCTCGCCGCGGCCCTCCCCGAGGAGGACCCCGAGTACGCCCTGGAGATGGAACGCGTCTCCGGCGACGACGACCTCGTCGCCTACCTGACCACCATGGACGGCTTCGACGGCGTCCTCGACGACCGCGACCTCACCGCCGTCCTGCGGATGGTGCGGCACGACATGACCGAGGCCGCCCGCTTCTTCGCCCGCACCCCGGCCGGCTACGACCGGCCCCTGGCCACCCCGCTCACCTGCATCATCGGCGACGCCGACGACGCCACCGACGGCTACGAGGACGGCTACCGCGCCTGGGGCCGCTACGCCGCCGACGTGTCGCTCGCCGTGATCCCCGGCGGCCGCCACTACTTCGCCAAGCACCTGCCCGACCGGCTCGCCGCCCTGCTCGCAGACCTGCACCGCAACGGAGGAAACCATGTCTGA
- a CDS encoding 4'-phosphopantetheinyl transferase family protein — MAGLALAGPTGAVLAAAGDVRALLTRTELDRAGTLRSAGDRDDFLAAHALVRLCAGRLLGRPAQSLTVVQSCGACDRPHGRPRLVEAPDTGVSLAHTRGWVAAAAAGGPVGVDVEAVGDGPLDWRTASAVCTERELAALRSDTHPRRAFLRQWVRKESLVKVGAGTLDEPARLDLPVYGQEPPRWHGWRLLDWGGAEAVGCVAAREEMRLRLLG; from the coding sequence ATGGCCGGTCTCGCACTGGCCGGGCCGACCGGAGCGGTGCTGGCCGCGGCCGGGGACGTACGGGCGCTGCTGACCCGTACCGAACTGGACCGCGCCGGCACCCTCCGGTCGGCCGGCGACCGAGACGACTTCCTGGCCGCGCACGCACTGGTCCGGCTCTGCGCCGGGCGGCTCCTGGGCCGCCCGGCGCAGAGCCTCACCGTCGTTCAGAGCTGCGGTGCGTGCGACCGTCCGCACGGCAGACCCCGGCTCGTCGAGGCGCCCGACACCGGTGTCAGCCTGGCGCACACCCGGGGCTGGGTCGCGGCCGCCGCGGCCGGCGGACCGGTCGGCGTGGACGTGGAGGCCGTCGGCGACGGCCCCCTGGACTGGCGGACGGCCTCGGCCGTCTGCACGGAGAGGGAGCTGGCCGCCCTGCGGTCGGACACCCACCCGCGGCGCGCCTTCCTGCGCCAGTGGGTACGAAAGGAGTCCCTGGTCAAGGTCGGGGCGGGCACGCTCGACGAGCCGGCCCGCCTCGACCTTCCCGTGTACGGGCAGGAGCCGCCGCGCTGGCACGGCTGGCGGCTGCTGGACTGGGGCGGCGCGGAAGCCGTCGGATGTGTGGCGGCCCGCGAGGAGATGCGGCTGCGGCTGCTCGGCTGA
- a CDS encoding non-ribosomal peptide synthetase translates to MTTALVDFNRSDAAFPATGYPELLAAQAARTPTATALAQGDRSWTYAELEAATNRLAHALIARGAAPGARVGLCYPRSAEYVLGSLAVLKTGAAIVALDPVNPDDRLAAMIADAGPLLVLTPAELARRIPEDVPRAEVSTAGAGMPDTAPASVTGPDTVSHLIYTSGSTGTPKAVLERHGALTNLVHWTTRAYGVRPGDRASWMSTPGFAVQIMEWLAYLPAGAAIHIPEAGQAQTPEQIRDWLAGEGITHTMLVAALAEPVWGLEWPADTALRILVTTAERVHSWPPVDTPFRVVMTYGTTETTNVLSCLDLGAGTDFTSQATPDEVRATRQVPVGVPIANLRVHLLDEDGRPVADGEVGRLHVSGAGVAAGYHGRPELTAARFLPNFLPNDPHPVLYDTGDLARRREDGAVELLGRSDSQVKIRGFRVELGEVETHIARLDGIAEAVVVTQERGPGDKRLIAYVSPADGAEPDSATVRAEVARTLPYYMVPASVVVLPTLPRLPNGKVDRRSLPEPPEGRDGVGAGYEAPRNEVEDGLSRLWAEAFRTEGVGIHDNFFELGGHSLLAFQLIDEIRRRYGVELSLSDLSACPTVAELATLVTTERAGGRGSFGGLPAIVPDPAARFEPFPLTESQQALWIGRGGLVDLGNVGCHGYFEWESEQLDVPRFESAWRRLVERHDALRTRVLPDGTQQVFEEVPAYEIPVTDFGGLDEETRTAELAALREKLSHQVLDADAWPLFDVRISLLGGGRARIHLCLDFLVADAWSYFQVLVPDLVTYYVEPDAELAPLELTFRDYVLAVGNSLRDSEIYRRSEWYWRDRLATLPPAPALPERPADAPELPVRFERRSHVVSPEQWTRIQERAHAREVTPSGVLAAAYAEILGRASGQARFTINFPLFNRLPLHPQVNALLADTTTTLLLAVEQQDSTFAGRAQAVQRRLWADLEHRYFSGVQVLRELTKLRGSLAPAMPVVMTSLAGHPPQYEETELGAPVYGISQTPQVSLDFQVFEKPEGLTFNWDFLPAVYPDGLIDAMFEEFTALLEALGEDEAWERYSPPPGEEGADAARAEERDTGDAWERYWAGISRTGRGGDVIWDADSGEEFQWLLDQAQRHFRADLPLIDLGCGNGRYSRELAPHYPSVIGVDVSASAIDHAKREAEGVANVDYLAIDMTDAEQAAVLGEGPYNIFVRGVFHVLDTEARARLAAVADRLLGEAGTLIVHEPDYSSNSFGYLGFVGGKRGRAEDLVGPLEAAGVRHSHRFTRPELAEAFGAEGWEIVEDEAIELHAIDPRSDSDALRLPGYYAVLRRRR, encoded by the coding sequence GTGACCACCGCACTCGTCGACTTCAACCGCTCGGACGCCGCGTTCCCCGCGACCGGATACCCAGAACTCCTCGCCGCCCAGGCCGCCCGCACCCCCACCGCCACCGCCCTCGCGCAGGGCGACCGCTCCTGGACGTACGCCGAACTGGAGGCCGCCACCAACCGCCTGGCGCACGCGCTGATCGCCCGCGGCGCCGCGCCAGGGGCCCGGGTCGGGCTGTGCTACCCGCGCAGCGCCGAGTACGTCCTCGGCTCCCTCGCCGTCCTCAAGACGGGCGCGGCCATCGTCGCCCTCGACCCGGTCAACCCCGACGACCGGCTCGCCGCGATGATCGCCGACGCGGGCCCGCTGCTCGTGCTCACCCCGGCCGAACTCGCCCGCCGGATACCCGAGGACGTCCCGCGCGCCGAGGTGTCCACCGCCGGAGCGGGCATGCCGGACACCGCGCCCGCGTCCGTGACCGGCCCCGACACCGTCAGCCACCTCATCTACACCTCCGGCTCCACCGGCACCCCCAAGGCCGTCCTGGAACGGCACGGCGCGCTCACCAACCTGGTCCACTGGACCACCCGCGCCTACGGCGTCCGCCCCGGCGACCGCGCCTCCTGGATGTCCACCCCCGGCTTCGCCGTCCAGATCATGGAGTGGCTGGCCTACCTGCCGGCCGGCGCCGCGATCCACATCCCCGAGGCCGGCCAGGCGCAGACCCCCGAGCAGATCCGCGACTGGCTGGCCGGCGAGGGCATCACCCACACGATGCTCGTCGCCGCGCTGGCCGAGCCCGTCTGGGGGCTGGAGTGGCCGGCGGACACGGCGCTGCGGATCCTGGTGACCACGGCCGAGCGCGTACACAGCTGGCCGCCCGTCGACACCCCCTTCCGCGTGGTGATGACCTACGGCACCACCGAGACCACCAACGTGCTGTCCTGCCTCGACCTCGGCGCCGGCACCGACTTCACCAGCCAGGCGACCCCCGACGAGGTCCGCGCCACCCGCCAGGTCCCGGTCGGCGTCCCCATCGCCAACCTCCGCGTCCACCTCCTGGACGAGGACGGCCGCCCGGTGGCCGACGGGGAGGTCGGCCGGCTGCACGTCTCCGGGGCCGGGGTCGCGGCCGGCTACCACGGCCGCCCGGAGCTCACCGCCGCCAGGTTCCTCCCCAACTTCCTGCCCAACGACCCGCACCCGGTGCTCTACGACACCGGCGACCTCGCCCGCCGCCGCGAGGACGGCGCCGTCGAACTCCTCGGCCGGTCCGACTCCCAGGTCAAGATCCGCGGCTTCCGCGTCGAGCTCGGCGAGGTCGAGACGCACATCGCACGCCTCGACGGGATCGCCGAGGCGGTCGTCGTCACCCAGGAGCGCGGCCCGGGCGACAAGCGGCTGATCGCGTACGTCTCCCCGGCCGACGGGGCCGAACCCGACTCGGCCACGGTGCGCGCCGAGGTCGCCCGTACCCTGCCCTACTACATGGTCCCCGCCTCCGTCGTCGTGCTGCCCACCCTCCCGCGGCTGCCCAACGGCAAGGTCGACCGGCGCAGCCTGCCGGAGCCCCCGGAGGGCCGCGACGGCGTCGGCGCCGGCTACGAGGCACCGCGCAACGAGGTCGAGGACGGCCTGAGCCGGCTGTGGGCCGAGGCGTTCCGCACCGAGGGCGTCGGCATCCACGACAACTTCTTCGAACTGGGCGGGCACTCGCTGCTGGCCTTCCAGCTCATCGACGAGATCCGCCGCCGCTACGGCGTCGAGCTGAGCCTGTCCGACCTCTCCGCCTGCCCCACCGTCGCCGAACTCGCCACCCTGGTCACCACCGAACGCGCCGGCGGCCGCGGCTCCTTCGGCGGCCTCCCGGCGATCGTCCCCGACCCGGCCGCACGCTTCGAGCCGTTCCCGCTGACCGAGAGCCAGCAGGCGCTGTGGATCGGCCGCGGCGGCCTCGTGGACCTCGGCAACGTCGGCTGCCACGGCTACTTCGAATGGGAGAGCGAGCAGCTCGACGTCCCCCGCTTCGAAAGCGCCTGGCGCCGGCTCGTCGAACGCCACGACGCCCTGCGCACCCGGGTGCTGCCCGACGGCACCCAGCAGGTCTTCGAGGAGGTCCCGGCGTACGAGATCCCCGTCACCGACTTCGGCGGGCTCGACGAGGAGACCCGCACGGCCGAACTGGCCGCACTGCGCGAGAAGCTGTCCCACCAGGTCCTCGACGCCGACGCCTGGCCGCTGTTCGACGTACGGATCAGCCTCCTCGGCGGCGGCCGCGCCCGGATCCACCTCTGCCTGGACTTCCTGGTCGCCGACGCCTGGAGCTACTTCCAGGTCCTCGTCCCCGACCTGGTCACCTACTACGTGGAACCGGACGCCGAACTCGCCCCGCTGGAGCTGACCTTCCGCGACTACGTGCTGGCCGTCGGGAACTCGCTGCGCGACAGCGAGATCTACCGGCGCTCCGAGTGGTACTGGCGCGACCGCCTCGCCACCCTCCCGCCCGCCCCGGCCCTGCCCGAGCGCCCGGCCGACGCCCCCGAGCTGCCCGTCCGCTTCGAACGGCGCAGCCACGTCGTCTCCCCGGAGCAGTGGACCCGGATCCAGGAGCGGGCACACGCCCGCGAGGTGACCCCCTCCGGTGTGCTGGCCGCCGCCTACGCCGAAATCCTCGGCAGGGCCTCCGGGCAGGCCCGCTTCACCATCAACTTCCCCCTCTTCAACCGGCTCCCGCTGCACCCGCAGGTCAACGCGCTGCTCGCGGACACCACCACCACCCTGCTGCTCGCCGTCGAACAGCAGGACTCCACCTTCGCCGGGCGGGCCCAGGCCGTGCAGCGCCGCCTCTGGGCCGACCTGGAACACCGCTACTTCAGCGGGGTCCAGGTCCTGCGCGAGCTCACCAAGCTGCGCGGCTCCCTCGCCCCGGCCATGCCCGTCGTCATGACCAGCCTCGCCGGCCACCCGCCGCAGTACGAGGAGACCGAACTGGGCGCGCCCGTCTACGGGATCTCCCAGACCCCGCAGGTCTCCCTGGACTTCCAGGTCTTCGAGAAGCCCGAAGGGCTCACCTTCAACTGGGACTTCCTGCCCGCCGTCTACCCCGACGGTCTCATCGACGCGATGTTCGAGGAGTTCACGGCCCTGCTGGAGGCCCTCGGCGAGGACGAGGCCTGGGAGCGGTACTCCCCGCCGCCCGGCGAGGAGGGCGCCGACGCGGCCAGGGCCGAGGAGCGCGACACCGGCGACGCCTGGGAGCGCTACTGGGCCGGCATCAGCCGCACCGGCCGCGGCGGCGACGTCATCTGGGACGCCGACAGCGGCGAGGAGTTCCAGTGGCTCCTCGACCAGGCGCAGCGCCACTTCCGCGCCGACCTGCCGCTCATCGACCTCGGCTGCGGCAACGGCCGCTACAGCCGCGAACTCGCCCCGCACTACCCGTCGGTCATCGGCGTCGACGTCTCCGCCAGCGCCATCGACCACGCCAAGCGCGAGGCCGAGGGGGTGGCGAACGTCGACTACCTGGCGATCGACATGACCGACGCCGAACAGGCCGCGGTCCTCGGCGAGGGGCCCTACAACATCTTCGTCCGCGGCGTCTTCCACGTCCTGGACACCGAGGCCCGGGCCCGGCTCGCCGCCGTCGCCGACCGGCTGCTGGGCGAGGCGGGCACGCTGATCGTGCACGAGCCCGACTACTCCAGCAACTCCTTCGGCTACCTGGGCTTCGTCGGCGGCAAGCGCGGCCGCGCCGAGGACCTGGTCGGCCCGCTGGAGGCGGCCGGCGTCCGGCACTCGCACCGCTTCACCAGGCCCGAGCTGGCCGAGGCGTTCGGCGCCGAGGGCTGGGAGATCGTCGAGGACGAGGCGATAGAACTGCACGCCATCGACCCCCGGTCGGACTCCGACGCCCTGCGCCTGCCCGGCTACTACGCGGTCCTGCGCCGCAGGCGCTGA
- a CDS encoding MFS transporter, which translates to MALGRHSDFNRLWFGQTVSNFGDKISLLALPTLAVVVLDGGALEVGVLGALRFLPFLLLAPFAGLVADRVSRRTVMIVADLGRFLALATIPLAFALDSVSMIHIFIVAGVTGCLTTFFEVSYQSWLPQLIGTENLIEGNTKLQISRSVAEAVGAGAGGALIQLLGAARAITADAFTFLISLVALLVIRHRDVRERTEERKASAKAEMKEGMKTLFGNPVLRGLFTANVVVNLGAAMGDAILIVYAYKVLDLSPGQVGIAFAVMSVFVIVGAVLSEVVSKSLSVGRLLVITAVVLGAGYILVPTGGAIGGFVGLIVVQAVIGFVSPMFDIHVLSLVQGVTPNEQMGRVSGTALSAVYGALSLGYFAGGALGEAIGLTGGLAVAGAVTIIGGLTLLGGPVAKIKEMPGGEDAAEEGSPAADDTKVTA; encoded by the coding sequence ATGGCACTCGGTCGGCATTCCGATTTCAATCGCCTGTGGTTCGGGCAGACCGTCAGCAACTTCGGCGACAAGATCTCCCTTCTGGCACTGCCGACCCTCGCGGTCGTGGTGCTGGACGGCGGAGCCTTGGAGGTCGGCGTGCTCGGCGCGCTGCGCTTCCTCCCCTTCCTGCTGCTCGCCCCGTTCGCCGGGCTGGTGGCCGACCGGGTTTCGAGGCGCACCGTCATGATCGTCGCCGACCTGGGCCGCTTCCTGGCCCTGGCCACGATTCCGCTGGCATTCGCGCTCGACTCCGTCAGCATGATCCACATCTTCATCGTGGCCGGCGTCACCGGCTGCCTCACGACCTTCTTCGAGGTCTCGTACCAGTCCTGGCTGCCCCAGCTCATCGGCACCGAGAACCTCATCGAGGGCAACACCAAACTCCAGATCAGCCGCAGCGTCGCCGAGGCGGTCGGCGCGGGCGCCGGCGGCGCGCTCATCCAGCTGCTCGGCGCCGCACGCGCCATCACCGCCGACGCCTTCACCTTCCTCATCTCCCTCGTCGCCCTGCTGGTCATCCGCCACCGGGACGTCCGAGAGCGCACCGAGGAGCGGAAGGCCTCCGCGAAGGCGGAGATGAAGGAGGGCATGAAGACCCTCTTCGGCAACCCGGTCCTGCGCGGCCTGTTCACCGCCAACGTCGTGGTCAACCTCGGCGCGGCGATGGGCGACGCCATCCTGATCGTCTACGCCTACAAGGTGCTGGACCTCAGCCCCGGCCAGGTCGGCATCGCCTTCGCCGTCATGTCGGTCTTCGTCATCGTCGGCGCGGTGCTCTCCGAGGTCGTCTCCAAGAGCCTCTCGGTGGGCCGCCTCCTGGTCATCACCGCGGTCGTGCTCGGCGCCGGCTACATCCTCGTCCCGACGGGCGGCGCGATCGGCGGCTTCGTCGGACTGATCGTGGTCCAGGCCGTCATCGGCTTCGTCTCCCCGATGTTCGACATCCACGTCCTCAGCCTCGTGCAGGGTGTCACCCCGAACGAGCAGATGGGCCGGGTCAGCGGCACCGCGCTCTCCGCGGTGTACGGCGCCCTGTCCCTCGGCTACTTCGCCGGCGGCGCGCTCGGCGAGGCGATCGGACTGACCGGCGGCCTCGCGGTGGCCGGTGCCGTCACCATCATCGGCGGACTGACCCTGCTCGGCGGGCCGGTCGCCAAGATCAAGGAGATGCCGGGCGGCGAGGACGCCGCCGAGGAGGGATCTCCGGCCGCGGACGACACCAAGGTCACCGCCTGA